The Amphiura filiformis unplaced genomic scaffold, Afil_fr2py scaffold_47, whole genome shotgun sequence genome has a segment encoding these proteins:
- the LOC140144280 gene encoding LOW QUALITY PROTEIN: acyl-coenzyme A thioesterase 1-like (The sequence of the model RefSeq protein was modified relative to this genomic sequence to represent the inferred CDS: inserted 1 base in 1 codon), giving the protein MNWASIRRFVNQAERIARVYYKEQFVSKVIHRSMATIYATPSTTLVDEKVKINLSGFDPGSKVTVRSYLPEPGLIFEGHGHFVVDGSGEVSVSTDPSVGGTYTDVEPMGLFWSMVQSPGLKQGLRYAKKDAATPMQITLSVHKGHLDISALQTDTPVAKTQIKRTYMGPNVEIIKVHSGRVRGRVFKPKGPGPFKGVIDMFGSAGGLIEFXAALLASRGFVAYALPFFRYEDLPETMFDLDLDYFEEATDWLQEQSYVEPGGIGVCAVSWGAEIAALMAATFPEKISACVSISGSCVRTYAPITYSKGDFRSALWFDVDRMRKVQLGDREVMNTFDLLDPLEMAPAEAFIELEKAQHLLFIVGLDDKNWPAPQYIDAAERRLTALGCKNFEIVRYADTGHLIEPPYAPITLVSYHGVAGGVIEWGGSTREHNRAQEDHWPRILQFFNTYVGTQPSNSGLSVTSKL; this is encoded by the exons ATGAATTGGGCATCAATAAGAAGATTTGTAAACCAGGCAGAGAGAATAGCCAGGGTATACTACAAAG AACAGTTTGTGTCAAAAGTCATACACCGAAGCATGGCTACAATATATGCAACACCTAGCACAACTCTTGTAGATGAGAAGGTTAAAATCAATCTGTCGGGATTTGATCCAGGGTCAAAGGTTACCGTCAGGTCATACCTACCAGAACCAGGTTTGATATTTGAAGGACATGGGCATTTTGTGGTGGATGGCAGTGGAGAGGTATCTGTCTCAACGGATCCATCTGTGGGTGGAACATACACAG aTGTTGAACCTATGGGTCTATTTTGGAGCATGGTGCAATCCCCAGGTCTGAAACAGGGGCTACGATATGCCAAGAAAGATGCCGCCACACCGATGCAAATAACACTCTCAGTACACAAAGGACATTTAGATATATCAGCATTACAAACTGATACTCCTGTAGCTAAAACACAGATAAAAAGGACTTATATGGGTCCAAATGTTGAAATTATCAAAGTGCATTCTGGGAGGGTGCGAGGACGAGTGTTCAAGCCTAAAG GTCCAGGGCCTTTCAAAGGTGTTATAGACATGTTTGGCTCAGCAGGTGGACTCATTGAAT GTGCTGCTCTTCTAGCATCTAGAGGTTTTGTCGCATATGCCTTGCCATTCTTCAGGTATGAAGACTTGCCTGAAACCATGTTTGATTTAGATCTTGATTATTTTGAG GAGGCAACAGACTGGTTACAGGAGCAATCTTATGTAGAGCCAGGAGGTATTGGAGTCTGTGCAGTATCATGGGGAGCAGAAATAGCTGCACTTATGGCAGCTACCTTTCCTGAAAAG ATCAGTGCATGCGTAAGTATCTCAGGGAGTTGTGTACGCACATATGCACCAATAACCTATTCAAAGGGAGACTTCAGATCAGCTTTATG GTTTGATGTAGATAGAATGAGGAAAGTACAGCTTGGTGACCGTGAAGTTATGAACACCTTTGACCTCCTGGATCCCCTTGAAATGGCACCTGCAGAAGCATTTATAGAG CTGGAGAAAGCACAACACCTCCTATTCATTGTTGGTTTGGATGATAAGAATTGGCCGGCACCACAATATATTGATGCAGCTGAAAGACGACTCACAGCTTTAGGctgcaaaaattttgaaattgttcGGTATGCTGATACGGGACATTTGATTGAACCACCCTATGCACCAATTACATTAGTATCATACCATGGCGTAGCAG GGGGAGTAATCGAATGGGGAGGATCAACAAGAGAACACAACAGAGCACAGGAAGACCACTGGCCAAGAATATTACAATTCTTTAACACATATGTAGGGACACAGCCTAGTAATTCAGGACTCTCTGTCACAAGTAAACTGTGA